In Rosa chinensis cultivar Old Blush chromosome 1, RchiOBHm-V2, whole genome shotgun sequence, a genomic segment contains:
- the LOC112167661 gene encoding uncharacterized protein LOC112167661, giving the protein MSGLKPICNWDFLNTETTRVGFTKSYASVLTQPSVPLASLPPPVVEGGKTTVTISEDGYQSGLARCKHMLLGRLQLAPKDKPYSPSDLHKKLGLLWGEIGRWRIIPMGKGYYSFSFSSEDCVSRIWAKGSIALKPGTLRLMRWVPNFSPATQRNTNAQVWVKFWDLGLEFWEPTILFEIASGIGVPVKIDENTLHQRFGHYARVLVDVDLSSEPPLELVIKRACGDTCVLSVEYERLPDVCSHCGNVGHRKLPESGLTNTNVEQSNVPKKVEAGKAVIVDDTPPSKEDAREGPSFVRRTPPPPLSSTMGGETRVIGQTINDVINNVEDEVVVQATVEVQNNVVAELIGKDIEDVAARGVINRTEVNATTNTKNVELDALNGMSSDDIGDDDEEEVVSSEEEDDIGGSSIPIVSSHISPLYNWYEETEREDLEGEFTVVMSKSQKKALRRAATVENREAYLRRTKDIPQ; this is encoded by the exons ATGTCAGGATTAAAACCTATTTGCAATTGGGATTTTTTGAATACAGAAACAACTCGGGTTGGGTTTACCAAGTCGTATGCATCTGTTCTGACGCAGCCTTCGGTTCCCCTGGCTTCTCTCCCTCCCCCAGTGGTTGAGGGTGGCAAAACAACTGTGACTATATCAGAGGATGGTTATCAATCCGGTTTGGCTAGATGCAAGCATATGCTCTTGGGTCGTCTGCAATTGGCTCCTAAAGATAAGCCGTATTCTCCATCTGATTTGCATAAGAAACTAGGTCTTCTTTGGGGTGAGATTGGTCGCTGGAGAATTATCCCAATGGGCAAAGGGTATTATTCATTCAGTTTTTCTTCAGAGGACTGTGTTTCCAGAATTTGGGCGAAGGGCTCCATTGCTTTAAAGCCTGGAACTCTACGTCTCATGCGCTGGGTACCAAATTTTTCCCCTGCGACTCAGCGTAATACCAATGCTCAGGTGTGGGTGAAATTTTGGGATCTTGGGCTGGAGTTTTGGGAGCCTACTATACTCTTTGAGATTGCCAGTGGTATTGGCGTCCCAGTGAAGATTGATGAGAATACATTGCATCAGAGATTCGGTCACTatgctagggttttggtggaTGTTGATCTCTCTTCTGAACCTCCGTTAGAGTTGGTGATTAAACGAGCCTGTGGTGACACCTGTGTACTTTCGGTGGAGTATGAACGCCTTCCAGATGTGTGCTCTCACTGTGGTAACGTTGGTCATAGG AAGCTACCCGAAAGCGGTCTCACAAACACAAACGTAGAGCAAAGCAATGTCCCTAAGAAAGTGGAGGCTGGGAAGGCAGTGATTGTGGATGATACACCTCCTTCTAAGGAAGATGCAAGAGAAGGCCCTTCCTTTGTGCGTAGGACTCCTCCTCCACCACTGTCTTCCACAATGGGTGGTGAAACAAGGGTCATCGGGCAGACAATTAACGATGTGATTAACAATGTTGAGGATGAGGTTGTTGTCCAGGCCACGGTTGAGGTGCAAAATAATGTAGTAGCTGAGTTGATTGGAAAGGACATTGAGGACGTTGCTGCAAGAGGTGTAATTAATAGGACTGAGGTGAATGCTACTACCAATACGAAGAATGTGGAGCTTGACGCTCTAAATGGGATGAGTAGTGATGATATTGGagatgatgatgaggaggaaGTTGTTTCTTCTGAGGAGGAAGATGACATAGGTGGGAGTTCTATCCCTATTGTATCAAGTCATATTTCTCCACTATATAATTGGTATGAGGAAACGGAGCGTGAGGACCTGGAAGGTGAATTTACTGTGGTTATGTCTAAAAGTCAAAAGAAAGCTTTGCGTAGAGCTGCTACTGTTGAAAATAGGGAGGCCTACCTCCGTCGAACTAAAGATATTCCTCAATGA